A part of Candidatus Moraniibacteriota bacterium genomic DNA contains:
- a CDS encoding RecQ family ATP-dependent DNA helicase yields MLSDSSAPFAKCHCGYFATHRADEGSVDALPGGWCCGGISQFVALARRAGSGARLSCAQEDEALAYCARATFGASSLVPFLQEVGVSLFAVDEAHCISAWGHDFRPEYRFLSDLKKFFSATPTVALTATADDLTSQDIVERLALHSPLFFKSSFDRQISTILSTESKDFERLIRYLATRRNDSGIVYTLSRKSADSVARRLTEAGFSALSYHAGLDASVRDKHQGRFLRDETKIIVATIAFGMGINKSNVRFVVHMDLPKNIELLSGDGACWPGWSSE; encoded by the coding sequence TTGCTATCAGATTCCAGCGCTCCTTTTGCCAAATGTCACTGTGGTTATTTCGCCACTCATCGCGCTGATGAAGGATCAGTGGATGCACTTCCGGGTGGCTGGTGTTGCGGCGGAATATCTCAATTCGTCGCTCTCGCCCGAAGAGCAGGATCGGGTGCTCGCCTCTCTTGTGCGCAGGAAGACGAAGCTCTTGCATATTGCGCCCGAGCGACTTTTGGCGCGTCATCCCTTGTTCCGTTCTTGCAAGAAGTGGGCGTGTCACTTTTTGCGGTTGATGAGGCGCACTGTATCTCGGCATGGGGACATGATTTTCGTCCGGAGTATCGCTTCCTTTCCGACCTCAAGAAATTCTTCTCTGCGACGCCGACGGTCGCGCTCACGGCAACGGCGGACGATTTGACGAGTCAGGATATTGTCGAACGACTCGCGCTCCACTCACCGCTCTTTTTCAAATCGAGCTTTGACCGTCAAATATCCACTATACTATCAACCGAAAGCAAAGATTTTGAGCGATTGATTCGCTATCTTGCAACGCGCCGCAATGATTCCGGTATTGTCTATACGCTGTCACGGAAATCTGCTGACAGTGTGGCAAGGCGACTTACTGAAGCAGGATTCTCGGCGCTATCCTATCATGCAGGGCTCGATGCGAGTGTACGAGACAAACATCAGGGTCGATTTCTCCGCGATGAGACCAAGATTATTGTTGCGACGATTGCTTTTGGTATGGGAATCAACAAGTCCAATGTGCGATTTGTTGTCCATATGGATCTCCCCAAGAATATCGAGCTACTATCAGGAGACGGGGCGTGCTGGCCGGGATGGTCTTCAGAGTGA
- a CDS encoding RecQ family zinc-binding domain-containing protein: protein MQKLARFALVDGNEEQSVVMLRKLKQLADLCEANVCRRHLILRYFGEVFPESCDACDVCLSERTTFDGTLIAQKLLSAVFRLHERVGLGYTIGRASRIEIREDLP, encoded by the coding sequence GTGCAGAAGCTCGCACGGTTTGCACTCGTTGATGGGAATGAAGAGCAATCGGTCGTTATGCTCCGCAAGCTCAAACAGCTGGCAGACCTCTGCGAGGCAAATGTGTGCCGACGACATCTCATCTTGCGCTATTTCGGTGAAGTTTTTCCAGAATCATGCGATGCCTGTGATGTGTGTCTCTCCGAACGGACGACATTTGATGGCACGCTTATTGCGCAGAAATTGCTTTCGGCAGTCTTTCGTCTCCATGAGCGAGTTGGTCTTGGCTATACTATAGGACGTGCTTCGCGGATCGAAATCCGAGAAGATCTGCCCTGA
- a CDS encoding LamG domain-containing protein codes for MGPYALDFSGSGQYLSVADPASGVLDFADGADFSITGWFNRDFSPPITIVAKKTDLTTNAGYVLWIDNNGGTDYLNFEIADGTDTYSVASSTDFSATGWHNFAAVWDDSNGMYLYIDGGLNSSTTTSTASIGSLANTNAFRIGAESDAGVPFDGKLRRYSRLWLRPERKRCLEALPNDRAGTAGRHRARRALDL; via the coding sequence ATCGGTCCATACGCTCTCGACTTCTCCGGCTCCGGACAATACCTCTCCGTCGCCGATCCCGCAAGCGGTGTCCTCGACTTTGCCGATGGCGCCGACTTCTCCATCACCGGCTGGTTCAACCGAGACTTTTCACCGCCGATCACGATCGTCGCCAAGAAAACAGATCTAACGACCAATGCCGGCTATGTGCTATGGATAGATAACAATGGAGGAACCGATTACCTCAACTTCGAGATCGCCGATGGAACCGATACCTACAGCGTCGCTTCCTCTACCGACTTCAGCGCGACCGGTTGGCACAACTTTGCCGCCGTCTGGGATGACTCGAACGGCATGTATCTCTATATAGATGGCGGTCTCAACAGTAGCACGACCACATCAACCGCAAGTATCGGCAGTCTCGCCAATACCAATGCCTTCCGTATCGGCGCGGAATCAGATGCGGGCGTTCCCTTTGACGGGAAGCTCCGACGATATTCGCGTCTATGGCTCCGCCCTGAGCGCAAGCGATGTCTTGAAGCTCTACCAAACGACCGCGCCGGCACAGCCGGTCGACACAGGGCTCGTCGGGCACTGGACCTTTGA
- a CDS encoding fibronectin type III domain-containing protein, producing MLIIRAAICDCPVPRRRVILWVHPTTRIYWAAPAVPTAPGTSAPTSTPPALVPLTPLLPRLPFYNYHVRATDAAGNLSGWSNVVGATTQAPDTQAPTAPSNLQTSVVSSSSINLAWTASTDNVAVTNYTVERCSGTSCTTFTQIATPTTNSYSDAGLTGTTTYRYRVLATDAANNTSPYSNIASATTPETPPVSQYLQAGYNFAEGTGTTTQDISGHNHTGTLSNTTWSTSGKYGNALDFNGTSSSVGIGNWNIPGSAITLSAWVRADDWKTDDVRILSKATDSTEQGHTWMLSDSNSLLRFRLKTGGTTTTLVATSGTLQTNVWTHVAAVYDGSTMTLYKDGLEVGSQAKTGTIDQNTANISIGANPKAPTPLTVR from the coding sequence TTGTTAATTATCCGGGCGGCGATTTGCGATTGTCCGGTACCACGGCGGCGGGTTATTCTCTGGGTTCACCCTACAACGCGGATTTATTGGGCAGCACCCGCGGTGCCGACGGCACCTGGGACATCGGCGCCTACGAGTACACCTCCGGCTCTAGTACCCCTGACACCACTTCTCCCACGTCTCCCATTTTACAACTATCATGTCCGCGCAACCGATGCCGCCGGGAATCTCTCCGGCTGGAGCAATGTGGTCGGCGCCACCACACAAGCTCCTGATACGCAAGCGCCCACAGCTCCGAGTAATCTCCAAACCTCCGTCGTCTCATCCTCCAGCATCAACCTCGCCTGGACGGCAAGCACAGACAATGTCGCCGTCACCAATTACACCGTCGAACGCTGCTCCGGAACTTCCTGCACCACCTTCACCCAAATCGCCACTCCAACGACCAACTCCTACTCCGACGCCGGTCTTACGGGAACGACGACCTACCGCTACCGAGTCCTCGCAACCGATGCCGCCAACAACACTTCCCCCTACTCAAATATTGCTTCCGCCACGACCCCCGAGACACCTCCCGTCTCCCAGTATCTCCAGGCGGGCTACAACTTTGCCGAAGGCACCGGCACCACGACCCAAGACATCTCCGGTCACAATCACACCGGTACTCTCTCCAATACCACCTGGTCGACGAGCGGCAAATACGGAAACGCTCTCGACTTTAACGGAACGAGCAGCTCTGTCGGTATTGGAAACTGGAACATTCCCGGAAGCGCCATCACCCTAAGCGCCTGGGTACGGGCGGACGACTGGAAGACGGACGATGTCCGCATCCTCTCCAAAGCAACCGACAGTACCGAACAGGGACATACCTGGATGCTCTCCGATTCCAATAGTCTCCTCCGCTTCCGCCTCAAAACCGGTGGCACAACCACAACCCTCGTTGCAACGAGCGGCACTCTCCAAACAAATGTCTGGACTCATGTCGCCGCGGTCTATGACGGAAGCACGATGACACTCTACAAAGACGGACTCGAAGTCGGAAGCCAAGCCAAAACCGGCACCATCGATCAAAACACCGCCAACATTTCAATCGGAGCAAACCCGAAGGCTCCAACTCCTTTGACGGTACGATAG
- a CDS encoding LamG domain-containing protein, with translation MTGSPGWVTGNIGPSALDFSGSGQYLSVADPASGVLDFANGADFSLTGWFNRDTFTADHTIVAKKTDQATNAGYVVWIDASTDTVNFEISDGTYTYEADSTTTFTSTGWHHFTAVWDDSRGASVYIDGGLNGSTETSTSSIGDLSNANAFRIGAESDAGVPFDGKLDDIRVYGYALC, from the coding sequence ATGACTGGCTCTCCCGGTTGGGTGACCGGAAACATCGGTCCCTCTGCCCTCGACTTCTCCGGAAGCGGACAATACCTCTCCGTCGCCGATCCCGCAAGCGGTGTCCTCGACTTTGCCAATGGAGCCGACTTCTCCCTCACAGGCTGGTTCAATCGAGACACTTTCACCGCCGACCACACCATCGTCGCCAAGAAAACCGACCAAGCTACCAATGCCGGCTATGTCGTCTGGATAGATGCCTCTACCGATACGGTCAACTTCGAAATTTCTGATGGTACCTATACCTACGAAGCAGACTCTACCACAACATTCACATCAACCGGTTGGCATCACTTCACTGCCGTCTGGGATGATAGTCGTGGTGCCTCTGTCTATATCGACGGAGGACTCAATGGAAGCACAGAAACCTCTACCAGTAGTATAGGAGACCTCTCGAACGCCAATGCCTTCCGTATCGGAGCCGAATCCGACGCCGGAGTTCCTTTTGATGGCAAGCTCGATGATATCCGCGTCTATGGCTACGCTCTCTGCTGA
- a CDS encoding LamG domain-containing protein, producing the protein MNLDSFGQNSQGNVINKGSDCCTPLEGFLVRVDGIYNFVVFGVDYDGATDLAMQSLDNSLTSSDFGIWNHIAVTWTGSSAATSVVIYKNGQNVTQSSGDNGIGSRRDDSGSGFHIGVDAGWPIARAFDGKLDDVRLYNRVLSATEVMNLYTLGR; encoded by the coding sequence ATGAATTTGGATTCGTTTGGCCAGAATAGCCAGGGAAATGTTATCAACAAAGGTTCCGATTGTTGCACGCCTTTGGAAGGATTTCTCGTGAGAGTGGACGGAATATATAATTTTGTCGTATTTGGTGTTGATTATGATGGAGCGACAGATCTTGCAATGCAGTCCCTTGATAATTCTCTGACGAGTTCAGATTTCGGTATCTGGAATCATATCGCGGTGACATGGACCGGATCATCCGCAGCGACGAGCGTCGTCATATACAAGAACGGACAAAATGTCACTCAGTCATCCGGCGACAATGGCATCGGAAGTCGGAGAGACGATTCCGGATCGGGTTTCCATATTGGAGTTGATGCAGGATGGCCCATTGCGCGTGCTTTTGATGGGAAACTCGACGATGTCCGCCTCTACAATCGTGTCCTCTCGGCAACGGAAGTAATGAATCTCTATACTCTCGGGCGGTAG